The following are encoded together in the Chaetodon auriga isolate fChaAug3 chromosome 4, fChaAug3.hap1, whole genome shotgun sequence genome:
- the LOC143319974 gene encoding keratin, type I cytoskeletal 20-like: MSVSRQSSSYSARSISSARSISSASTINMSGGMQLVGSGQTRISTGTFQKRAPSVYGGAGGSGTRISQSVFSSGSMSFGECGVINNEKVTMQNLNDRLASYLNKVRSLEAANRKLELQIREFYEQRCPSVARDYTSYFVTIHDLTAQIQRKRSENQSVLLQIDNAQLAAEDFKIKYETEMNMRMNVEADVTRLRGVRDSMTLGISDLEMQVEGLKEELAFIKSNHEEEMRLLRLQQTGAVNVEVDSTESVDLTKVLEEMREQYEAVVMKNKVELEKWFKAKVDTLQTQIISSSTEVKTFHSELSELKRTYQSLEISRQSVLTEIQCLQQSVEEAKSRYSVQLSQLQLTINTLETELQQLRVSLEQQRAEYNLLLDIKMRLELEIAEYRRLLDGELQYEQKKAVVIQKVVEERKPHIERRVKTIVEEIIDGQVVSSSVDTQVEDIQ; the protein is encoded by the exons ATGTCTGTCTCTCGCCAAAGCAGCAGCTACAGCGCCCGCAGCATTTCCAGCGCCCGCAGCATCTCCAGCGCCAGCACCATCAACATGAGCGGAGGGATGCAGCTGGTCGGGTCCGGACAGACCCGCATCTCCACCGGGACCTTCCAGAAACGCGCGCCCAGCGTGTACGGAGGCGCGGGAGGCAGCGGGACCCGCATCTCCCAGTCAGTCTTCTCCTCCGGGTCAATGTCCTTCGGTGAGTGTGGGGTGATCAACAACGAGAAGGTGACCATGCAAAACCTCAACGACCGCCTGGCCTCCTACCTGAACAAG GTGCGCTCCCTGGAGGCGGCCAACAGGAAGCTGGAGTTGCAGATCAGAGAGTTCTATGAGCAGAGATGTCCCAGCGTCGCCAGAGACTACACCTCCTACTTCGTCACCATCCATGATCTTACTGCTCAG aTCCAGAGGAAGCGTTCAGAGAACCAGAGTGTCCTCCTGCAGATTGACAATGCTCAACTGGCTGCAGAGGACTTTAAAATTAA GTATGAGACAGAGATGAACATGCGCATGAATGTGGAGGCTGATGTGACTCGTCTCCGAGGGGTCCGGGACAGCATGACTCTCGGCATCAGTGACCTGGAGATGCAGGTAGAAGGTCTGAAAGAGGAGCTGGCGTTCATCAAGAGCAACCACGAGGAG GAGATGCGCCTGCTGAGGCTCCAGCAGACTGGTGCAGTTAATGTAGAGGTGGACAGCACAGAGTCTGTTGACCTGACGAAGGTcctggaggagatgagggagCAGTATGAGGCTGTGGTGATGAAGAACaaggtggagctggagaaaTGGTTCAAAGCTAAG gtggATACTCTTCAGACGCAAATCATCTCAAGTTCTACAGAAGTGAAGACGTTTCactcagagctgtcagagctgaagaggacCTACCAGAGTTTAGAGATCAGTCGCCAAAGCGTCCTCACAGAG aTTCAGTGCCTGCAGCAGAGTGTGGAGGAAGCCAAGAGTCGATACAGTGTTCagctcagccagctgcagctgacCATCAACACGCTggagacagagctgcagcagctgagagtTTCCCTGGAGCAGCAGCGAGCCGAGTacaacctgctgctggacatcAAGATGAGGCTGGAACTGGAGATCGCAGAGTACAGGAGGCTGCTGGATGGAGAGCTGCAATATGAACAAAAAAA GGCCGTCGTCATCCAGAAGGTCGTGGAAG AGCGTAAACCCCACATCGAGAGGAGGGTGAAGACCATCGTGGAGGAGATTATTGATGGACAGGTGGTGTCCTCCAGCGTTGACACCCAAGTGGAGGACATTCAGTAA